In Sphaerospermopsis torques-reginae ITEP-024, the genomic window GGTGGTTTAGGTGCAGCTAGAGCAATGGAACTGGCACTCAAAGATGGTCAACTGACACCAGAAATGATTACCTATATTAATGCTCATGGAACCAGCACCCCAGCCAATGATGTCACAGAAACGGCAGCTATCAAAAAGGCTTTAGGCGATTATGCTTATAAGATAGCAATTAGTTCCACCAAATCCATGACAGGTCATTTGTTAGGTGGTTCAGGAGGAATAGAAGCAGTAGCTACAGTTTTGGCGATCGCTCATGACCACATCCCCCCCACCATCCACTTGGATAATCCTGATGAGGGTTGTGATTTAGATTACGTACCTCACACCAGCCGCGCTCAAATCGTAGAGGTGGCTTTATCCAACTCCTTTGGTTTTGGTGGTCATAATGTCACCTTAGCATTTAGGAAATATCGTTAATGGTGATTGGTGACTGGTGACTGGTGATTGGTGATTGGGAGTTATTTATTTTTAACTTTAGACTTTAGACTTTTGACTTGATTTTCTCCCCATCTCCTCACCTCCCTATCTCCCTAACTTTCCCCCTGGAACGTATTATATATGTCATTCCCAGCTAAACCAAGGGTTTGGCATGACCAAATTATTAGCTCTATTCATCACCTAAAACTCAGAAGATCCCGCTTGTCCTTATGCTAGTAAGAATGGGATGATGTAAATTGTGGGATCACTTGATAATGAACCCAAAAACAGAAAGCTACAAAGAGTCCTAACCCGTCGTTAACAATAAAAGATTATGGCTGTTGCAACAAAATCCATCGAAGAACTTTGTATTAACTCAATCCGTTTTTTGGCTGTTGATGCCATAGAAAAATCCAAGTCGGGACACCCCGGACTACCTATGGGCGCTGCTCCTATGGCGTTTGTCCTGTGGGACTCCTTCATGCGGTATAACCCCAAAAATCCTAAATGGTTTAACCGCGATCGCTTTGTCTTATCTGCTGGTCATGGCTCGATGTTGCAGTATGCCTTACTGTATCTCATGGGCTACGATAGCGTTACCATAGACGACATCAAGCAATTTCGTCAATGGGGGTCTAAGACCCCAGGCCACCCAGAAAACTTTGTGACAGATGGTGTGGAAGTAACTACAGGTCCTTTGGGTCAAGGTATTGCTAACGCAGTGGGTTTAGCTTTAGCAGAAGCACACCTAGCAGCTAAATTTAACAAACCCGATGCCACAATTGTAGACCACTACACCTATGTAATTCTGGGTGATGGTTGCAACATGGAAGGTATTTCCGGTGAAGCTGCTTCTATCGCTGGACACTGGGGATTAGGTAAATTAATCGCCCTGTACGATGATAACCACATCTCTATTGATGGTTCTACCGATGTAGCTTTTACCGAAGATGTTTCTAAGAGATTTGAAGCCTACGGTTGGCACGTACTTCACGTTAAAGATGGTAACACCGATTTAGAAGGAATTGCCAAAGCGATCGAAGCTGCAAAAGCTGTCACCGACAAACCCACCATGATCAAGGTGACAACCACCATTGGTTATGGTTCTCCCAACAAAGCAAATACCGCTGGTATTCACGGTGCTGCGCTAGGTGCAGATGAAACAACATTAACCCGGAAAAACTTAGGTTGGGACTATGCACCCTTTGAAATTCCTCAAGACGTTCTTAACCACACCCGCAAAGCAGTAGAACGTGGTGCTGCTTACGAAGCAGAGTGGAACAAAACCTTCGCTGAATACAAAGTTAAATATGCCCAAGAAGGGGCAGAATTTGCACGTTTCCTCAGTGGTAAATTACCAGAAGGTTGGGATCAAGTTCTTCCCACCTACACCGCCGAAGACAAAGCACAACCTACCCGTAAACACTCAGAAATCTGCCTCAACAAACTAGGCGCTGTTTTACCTGAATTAATCGGTGGTTCTGCTGACTTAACCCACTCCAACCTCACCGAACTCAAAGGTGCTGGAGACTTCCAAAAAGGACAATTCCAAAACCGTAACATTCACTTTGGTGTACGGGAACACGCAATGGGCGCAATCTGTAACGGTATAGCCTTACATCGTTCCGGTTTAATGCCCTACGGTGCAACATTCCTCATCTTTACAGACTATATGCGGGCGGCTATTCGTTTAGCTGCGCTCTCTGAAGCTGGGGCAATTTGGGTAATGACTCACGACTCCATCGGCCAAGGCGAAGACGGTCCTACTCACCAACCCATTGAAACCTTAGCTTCTCTGCGTGCTATTCCTGATTTAACAGTAATTCGTCCCGCAGATGGCAATGAAACCTCTGGTGCTTACAAAGTAGCGATCCAAAAGTCTAAGGAAAATGCTTCCACTCTCTTAGCTTTCACCCGTCAGAACGTTCCCAACTTAGGTGGTACATCTGTTGATGGTGTGGCTAAAGGTGCATACACCATTGTAGATTGTGCTGGTACACCAGACATCATTTTAATTGGTACTGGTTCAGAACTGAGCCTGTGTGTGACTGCGGCTGAGAAATTAACCGCCGAAGGTAAGAAAGTCCGCGTTGTTTCTATGCCTTCTACAGAATTATTTGATGCTCAAGATGCAGCTTACAAAGAATCTGTACTACCAAAATCTGTGACAAAGCGTTTAGCAGTAGAAGCTAGTTGCAGTTTTGGCTGGCATAAATATGTTGGTACTGAAGGCGATACAGTCAGTATTGATAGCTTTGGTGCTTCTGCTCCTGGTGGTACTTGTATGGAGAAATTTGGTTTTACTGTTGATAATGTATTGGCTAAAGCTAAAGCATTGTTGGGTTAATTAGCAACAGAATATTTCTCTTATTTTCTGGGGTGGGATGAAAATCCTGCCCTTTTTTTGTGTCTACTGGTAAGTACCCAAGCAAAATTAATTTAACATATTGAGTGAAAACAAAAATGTCTGTATTCCTTACCTGTTCCCTGTTAAGAGTTAAGAGTTCCCTCTCCCAAATATAAAATTTATTTTGCACGACTACTTATAAGCTATGAGAACCCACAAAAATAACATTAGATTAGATATGCAACAAACATTTAAAGGTGAAAAAAGAAACGGTGAAGATAGCAGTCCTGTAAGTGTCTGGACATTCACAGATAAAGGTGTAGAAATTCAAAACGGGACTATCTTATTTATTCCATATACGAAAATTGTCTGTTTCACCATCAACAGTAAAGATTTAACTTCTGTTCGTGATCCATTTGCACATTATTATATTCAGTTGCATATTAGCAGAGTAACAACGCGCAGTATAAATTCAACTTCTATTGATATAAATTTTAGCAATTCTGATTATGGTAAATCATGCGTTGAAAAAATTACGGAACTTCTTATGACAAAGATTGGTTAATTTAGATACTTCAATTTTGCTGCTGGCAACAAATAAAAAATCGCATAATTATGAAAGAGATATTAAGTTTTATAATCTAATTTTGTCAAATCAGAAACAAATTTGTCCTCATGTCAGTCTGATATTTAGAAAGTTGTTTACAGAACAACTTTTGTGAAAAGTTTGTTATTTACAGCTATTTCCAGGTAAATGAAACACACTTTAAGGAAAGTTGTGTAACTCAGCCCTGAGTTTATCTATGTTGAAAGAGAATTGGATAAATCTTGAGTAAGAGTAGGTAAAAAGGCGAAACAGGACAAAACAAGAATTATTCAGGGTGTGGTTTAAATACTTGGAAACATCTGTCACACCTTTGATAATATTTAGAACAGGTAAGTTATGAATCATCAAAAGTTCAAGAATATTGCTCGCAAAGCAACACCAGCTTTTTTGGCTGCTGCGACATTGACAATGGCCTCTGTTGGACCAGCCTTTGCTAATGAAAAAGTGCAAATTTTAGGGGCAGAATATGGTGGTAACGGTTGCCCTGAAGGATCTGCTAGTGTAAATGTCAGTCCAGATGGTCAAGAGTTAAGTATTCTCTTTGATCAATTTATAGCACTAGGAAATAATTCAGCACAGACACGCAAAAGCTGTAACTTAAGTATTCCCATTCAAGTACCCCAAGGCTTTCAAATTTCCCTCTATGATGCTGATTATCGGGGATATGTTGCTCCTGGAACAACTGGAAGACTAAGAGCAGAATACTTTTTTGCTGGTCAGCGTGGCCCTGTTTTTTCTAGGACATTTAGAGGCGAAACTGACTACAATGTTCGAGATAAATTAGTGACTGTGGGTGATGTCTGGTCAAGCTGTGGTGATAGTGTAAATATGCGGGTGAACGCGGCAATGATCGCTAATGGTCAAGGGATGGCGACTGTGGACTCCTTTGATCTTGCTCATCGCGGTTTGGTTTATCACATCAAATATCGCAGTTGTCGATAATATAGGAATCCTACTTGAATCTTGCTCAATATACTGAGAATCAATCGTTGATAATATAGGGTTTAGGGTTTACAGCTTGTTCAAAAATCAAATAGGAGTCCTATATCTATTAGACATCTCCGAAAAAGATGTAGGGACAATTCATGAATTGTCCCTACCAAGAGTTTCAGAATCTGGATATTGTTTAAATTGGGGAAATGTAGATTCAATATGATATATTATTATTGAATCACACACTTGATCAATAGTAAGTTCTAACTTATTTAACTCTCGAACATAGATTTGCAAAGAAGTTTGAATAAAACCTTCCCAAATAGCATAAACTATGGGGATGGAATAATAAAGAAATAATTCCTCATCTATATTTGAAAATCCATATCTAGCGCACAGCAATTTTAACCATGACATTAACTCTCTTCTTTCCTCAATGTCTGACATTATTTCTTGTTCTAAAAGAGTGATATTATTACTCATTACTTATTAATTATTTATTGATGTTGCCAAATATTCGCTTTGCTTCTGTCAGACGATTGATAATTCTATCTTTTTGATTATTTCCGCCTCTTCTAGAAAACTTGATTAAAATTGTATCTGTACGCACTTCCTTGTTTATTTTATTTAAGATCACATCTGAGGGTTGAGATTTGTAATAATCATAGTTTTCTGCAACACCAATAGTAATAACATCATAAAGAGCAGTGGCAAAATTGCCGTCATTCTGACGAAAAATCTTTCTTCCTAAAGGTTGCAGCAATGCAAAGACTTGAGTAAATATTTTTCTGTAACCTTCGTAATCAAAATGTTCATCTTCTAACGCATCTTTCATAAACTTAGTCATGTGTTGTGAAATACTGGTGCGGACTTTTTTGAGATTTTTGTAAAGAGAAATAAATCTCAACGCCAATTCTTCATCATATAATTGCTCATACTGCTCATTACTCAAATCAATTAATGTCCGAAAATCTTGATTAGCTGCAAGTTCTTTGAGAAAATCATTAAACTTAGGTGAAATATCCCTGTAAATACAATTTCTAATCTCCTGAGTAGTTAAAGGAGAACCACCAGTATTCAATCTATTAAAAAGTTCAAACCGCATATCATAATTACTATTGGTTCTGAGAATTTCTACTCTACAATTAGCTCTTTTTAAATTTAATCGAAATTTATTGGGTATAGTTTCATAAGTGAATCCTTCCAAAGATTCAACTTTTTCACCTGCTGTTAACATCCAATTGTTATTCTTCCTAATACCTTCATCTTCGCTTTTCAAAACTCCAAAAAAGGAAAGTACAGTAGAAATTCTTTGCAAACCATCCACTAATTCCCATACTCCTTCACTGTCTTCAGCTACAAATATGGGAGGAATAGGAATACCTAAAAGTATAGATTCAATAAACCGTGTTCTCTGTTCTATATCCCAACGAAAATATCTTTGAAATGCAGGTTTAATAACTATTTCCTTACGTTCATACATACCCATTATTTCACCGAAGGATACGTCAAGTCTATCGGTATGTAATAAATTTCTCTGTTCTTCGATTTGTATTGTTAGTTTTTCAGTATCCATATTATTTACCGTTAGCAATGGGTAATTGTTATTATCTGATTATATCAATTTGTAGGTTGGGTTGAGGAAACCCAACATCAAGCAATAATAATAAATATGTTGGGTTGCATTTCTTTCATTTAATCCAAACTATAACCTATAACAGTAATTCTTGTAAAATTGCCATAGATTTATTAAGTTGTTGTTTAATTAAAATATCTAATAATTGATCTGATGTCATTGGGGGATTTTTTAAAGTATTCAATTGATTTTTAAATGCTTGACAAACAAGCTCAGAATTAAGATTGATTAAATTCAAAATAAAATCATCTGGATGTTGTGCTTTAATACCATATTTTTCAATATATTCAGATGGAAAATCTTTTAAATTAAAAGTAACAATTATTTCAGCACAACTTTTAATAGCTGCTGCTAAAACATGACGATCATCTGCATCTGGAAGTTCTAATTCCTCAATTAATTGTTCATATCCTGTAACTAAACAATCTCGAACATTTTGATTCATTAAATTTTTCGTTCTTTCTAACTGTTTATAAGTGAGATCAGGGCGATTTTTCAAAACATTATTCATCCATTCTTTATGAATTTTTTCAGTCCATTTCGCCTGAAATAAATCAGTTAAAGCTAACCACATCAAAAAATCTCTGAGAGGTGCAGGATATAAAACACAAGCATCATAAACAACTATCAAACCAATTGATTGCATTTAATATCCCATATTTAATTTTTGAGCTTGTTTTGCTAATTCTGCTAAAGTTTCTTGACGTTTAGCATCAATTGTATTTTTATACTCTATTAAATCTTGATAGAATATTTGGCGATGATTTGCCGTTTTATGATAAGGAATTTCACCAGAGTCTAATAATTGAATCAGATACTGATGGGAAACATTGAGAATTTTAGCTGCTTCTTGTGTAGTTAATTGATCGGATGTAGTAAGATTCACTTTTCTGGTTTGCATTTTATTAACCTAATCTACAAATTTTAACTATGATTCTAACGGGTTTGTGTTGAGGTAATAATATTTATACATATATTATCAATGATACCATATTTTTTCAAGCCTGGGAATTAATTCCCAGTCTAATAACAAAAGTTGGCTGAAGCCGACTATTTTTTTATAAATTGTGGGAATAATGAATATGAAAACATCATTATCAACAGGGTGTATTATGGCTTCGTGGAGATTGTATTATCATTTGGTTTGGGCTACAAAAGAGCGTCAATTATTAATTACCAATGAGAGAGAACCGAAACTTTACAGTTACATTATTAGCAAAGCTGATGAATTAGAAACGATTATTCATGCTATTAATGGTACAGAAAATCACATTCATATAGTAGCTTCTATTCCTCCCAATATTTCTATTTCTGAATTTGTGCAAAAAATCAAAGGTAGCAGCACCCATTATATTAATAATGTATTTTCTGTAGAAGATATGTTTGGTTGGCAAAGAGGATATGGTGTTTTTTCGTTAGGCAGAAAACAACTAGAAGAAGCTGTGATTTATGTGAAAAATCAAAAGGAACATCATGCACAGGGTACAATAATTAAATCTTTGGAAGATTTTAATCAAGATGATGATCCACCACAAAAATTCTATATGTAGTCAGCTTTAGCTGACTTTGGTTATTAGCCTCAGAATTCATTCTGAGGCGGGCGTGGGGATAATGGTAAGATGGAATGTGGATATCAATGGAATTTTT contains:
- a CDS encoding PIN domain-containing protein yields the protein MQSIGLIVVYDACVLYPAPLRDFLMWLALTDLFQAKWTEKIHKEWMNNVLKNRPDLTYKQLERTKNLMNQNVRDCLVTGYEQLIEELELPDADDRHVLAAAIKSCAEIIVTFNLKDFPSEYIEKYGIKAQHPDDFILNLINLNSELVCQAFKNQLNTLKNPPMTSDQLLDILIKQQLNKSMAILQELLL
- a CDS encoding DUF4360 domain-containing protein encodes the protein MNHQKFKNIARKATPAFLAAATLTMASVGPAFANEKVQILGAEYGGNGCPEGSASVNVSPDGQELSILFDQFIALGNNSAQTRKSCNLSIPIQVPQGFQISLYDADYRGYVAPGTTGRLRAEYFFAGQRGPVFSRTFRGETDYNVRDKLVTVGDVWSSCGDSVNMRVNAAMIANGQGMATVDSFDLAHRGLVYHIKYRSCR
- a CDS encoding helix-turn-helix domain-containing protein, producing MQTRKVNLTTSDQLTTQEAAKILNVSHQYLIQLLDSGEIPYHKTANHRQIFYQDLIEYKNTIDAKRQETLAELAKQAQKLNMGY
- a CDS encoding MAE_28990/MAE_18760 family HEPN-like nuclease, giving the protein MSNNITLLEQEIMSDIEERRELMSWLKLLCARYGFSNIDEELFLYYSIPIVYAIWEGFIQTSLQIYVRELNKLELTIDQVCDSIIIYHIESTFPQFKQYPDSETLGRDNS
- a CDS encoding DUF262 domain-containing protein; protein product: MDTEKLTIQIEEQRNLLHTDRLDVSFGEIMGMYERKEIVIKPAFQRYFRWDIEQRTRFIESILLGIPIPPIFVAEDSEGVWELVDGLQRISTVLSFFGVLKSEDEGIRKNNNWMLTAGEKVESLEGFTYETIPNKFRLNLKRANCRVEILRTNSNYDMRFELFNRLNTGGSPLTTQEIRNCIYRDISPKFNDFLKELAANQDFRTLIDLSNEQYEQLYDEELALRFISLYKNLKKVRTSISQHMTKFMKDALEDEHFDYEGYRKIFTQVFALLQPLGRKIFRQNDGNFATALYDVITIGVAENYDYYKSQPSDVILNKINKEVRTDTILIKFSRRGGNNQKDRIINRLTEAKRIFGNINK
- the tkt gene encoding transketolase; the encoded protein is MAVATKSIEELCINSIRFLAVDAIEKSKSGHPGLPMGAAPMAFVLWDSFMRYNPKNPKWFNRDRFVLSAGHGSMLQYALLYLMGYDSVTIDDIKQFRQWGSKTPGHPENFVTDGVEVTTGPLGQGIANAVGLALAEAHLAAKFNKPDATIVDHYTYVILGDGCNMEGISGEAASIAGHWGLGKLIALYDDNHISIDGSTDVAFTEDVSKRFEAYGWHVLHVKDGNTDLEGIAKAIEAAKAVTDKPTMIKVTTTIGYGSPNKANTAGIHGAALGADETTLTRKNLGWDYAPFEIPQDVLNHTRKAVERGAAYEAEWNKTFAEYKVKYAQEGAEFARFLSGKLPEGWDQVLPTYTAEDKAQPTRKHSEICLNKLGAVLPELIGGSADLTHSNLTELKGAGDFQKGQFQNRNIHFGVREHAMGAICNGIALHRSGLMPYGATFLIFTDYMRAAIRLAALSEAGAIWVMTHDSIGQGEDGPTHQPIETLASLRAIPDLTVIRPADGNETSGAYKVAIQKSKENASTLLAFTRQNVPNLGGTSVDGVAKGAYTIVDCAGTPDIILIGTGSELSLCVTAAEKLTAEGKKVRVVSMPSTELFDAQDAAYKESVLPKSVTKRLAVEASCSFGWHKYVGTEGDTVSIDSFGASAPGGTCMEKFGFTVDNVLAKAKALLG
- the tnpA gene encoding IS200/IS605 family transposase — protein: MASWRLYYHLVWATKERQLLITNEREPKLYSYIISKADELETIIHAINGTENHIHIVASIPPNISISEFVQKIKGSSTHYINNVFSVEDMFGWQRGYGVFSLGRKQLEEAVIYVKNQKEHHAQGTIIKSLEDFNQDDDPPQKFYM